One part of the Bradyrhizobium sp. CB1650 genome encodes these proteins:
- a CDS encoding acyl-CoA dehydrogenase family protein, which translates to MDIQFTEEQELLRSSVQRLLRDQYDFEARRKILASEDGFSRKQWEAFAELGLLAAPFSEDTGGLGGGPLSTMLIMQEFGRHLVVEPFVETVVLAGGLIEQVGSEAQKQAFIPDIIAGTRIWALAWTEKASRFDLANVTTGALRDGEDYVLTGDKSAVIAAPWADYLVVSARTSGHRHDRGGVSLFVVDRRAANLDLQSFKTIDGRRAAEISLRGVRGQLLGAEGEGVPALEACRDRAIGALCAEAVGAMSELNSATLEYSKTRKQFGTTIGSFQVLQHRMVDMFIAHQEALSLTQHLNLGLSTNEAGVWRLASGAKSKVGYAGRSIADHAVQIHGGMGMTDELNIGHYFKRISSINIQFGDPAYHLLRYAQLDTAA; encoded by the coding sequence ATGGATATCCAGTTCACGGAAGAGCAGGAATTGTTGCGGTCCAGCGTGCAGCGCTTGTTGCGGGACCAGTATGATTTCGAGGCTCGCCGCAAGATCCTCGCAAGCGAGGATGGCTTCAGCCGCAAGCAATGGGAGGCCTTTGCTGAACTCGGCCTGCTTGCCGCACCCTTCTCGGAGGACACCGGTGGACTCGGCGGCGGTCCGCTGTCGACCATGCTCATCATGCAGGAATTCGGCCGCCATCTCGTGGTGGAGCCGTTCGTCGAGACAGTCGTGCTCGCCGGTGGCTTGATCGAGCAGGTGGGGTCCGAGGCGCAGAAGCAGGCCTTTATCCCGGACATCATCGCGGGAACCAGGATCTGGGCCTTGGCCTGGACCGAGAAAGCTTCGCGGTTCGATCTGGCCAACGTCACGACCGGCGCGCTCCGAGATGGAGAGGATTATGTCCTCACCGGTGACAAGAGCGCTGTGATCGCCGCGCCATGGGCCGACTATCTGGTCGTGTCCGCCCGCACTTCCGGTCATCGTCACGACCGCGGCGGCGTCAGCCTGTTCGTCGTTGATCGCCGCGCAGCCAATCTCGATCTGCAGAGCTTCAAGACCATCGACGGCCGTCGTGCCGCCGAGATCAGCCTGCGGGGTGTGCGAGGACAGTTGCTCGGCGCGGAAGGCGAGGGCGTTCCTGCGCTGGAAGCTTGCCGCGACCGCGCGATCGGCGCGCTCTGCGCCGAAGCCGTTGGCGCGATGAGCGAGCTCAATTCCGCGACGCTGGAATATTCCAAGACCCGGAAGCAGTTCGGCACCACCATCGGCTCTTTCCAGGTCTTGCAGCACCGGATGGTCGACATGTTCATCGCCCATCAGGAAGCGCTCTCCTTGACGCAGCACCTCAATCTCGGCCTCAGCACCAATGAGGCGGGCGTGTGGCGCCTTGCCTCCGGTGCGAAATCGAAGGTCGGCTATGCCGGCAGGTCCATCGCCGACCATGCGGTGCAGATCCATGGTGGCATGGGCATGACCGACGAGCTCAATATCGGCCACTACTTCAAGCGGATTTCGTCCATCAACATCCAGTTCGGCGATCCCGCCTATCACCTGCTGCGCTACGCCCAGCTCGACACGGCGGCTTAA
- a CDS encoding acetyl-CoA C-acyltransferase → MTTEAVIVSTARTGVGKAYRGALNNTDGPTMAGHVIAEAVKRAGIAPGEVEDVVMGCAMQQGTMVMNVARKGAVRAGLPVTVAGATIDRQCASGLQAIAVAARSVMLDGVEIAIGGGIESISLVQNEHMNKFHAVDAELMAMKPDMYMSMLETAEVVAERYKIGRDRQDEYSLECQRRVGAALQGGRFNEEIVPITTKMAVVDKDTKEVSYQQVTLTKDEGPRPDTTAEGLAKIKPVFEGKTISAGNASQLSDGASACVIMSDKIAAKKGLKPLGIFRGFVAAGVEPDEMGVGPVAAIPRLLARHNLRIDDIDLWELNEAYAVQVIYCRDKLGIDPKKLNVNGGSIAIGHPYGMTGARLTGHILIEGRRRKAKYGVVTMCIGGGMGAAGLFEIVH, encoded by the coding sequence ATGACGACCGAGGCAGTAATCGTTTCCACCGCGCGCACCGGCGTCGGCAAAGCCTATCGCGGCGCACTCAACAACACCGATGGACCGACGATGGCGGGACATGTGATCGCCGAAGCCGTGAAGCGTGCGGGCATCGCGCCGGGCGAGGTCGAAGACGTGGTGATGGGTTGCGCCATGCAGCAGGGCACCATGGTGATGAACGTCGCACGCAAAGGCGCCGTCCGCGCCGGCCTTCCCGTCACCGTCGCCGGGGCCACGATCGATCGCCAATGCGCCTCCGGTCTCCAGGCTATCGCAGTCGCGGCACGCTCGGTCATGCTCGATGGCGTCGAGATTGCGATCGGCGGCGGGATCGAGTCGATCAGCCTCGTGCAGAACGAGCATATGAACAAATTCCATGCTGTCGACGCCGAGCTGATGGCGATGAAGCCGGACATGTACATGTCGATGCTGGAGACGGCCGAAGTCGTCGCCGAGCGCTACAAGATCGGCCGCGACCGACAGGACGAATACAGTCTCGAATGCCAGCGCCGCGTAGGTGCCGCGCTGCAGGGCGGCCGCTTCAACGAGGAGATCGTGCCGATCACGACCAAAATGGCCGTCGTCGACAAGGATACCAAGGAGGTCAGCTACCAGCAGGTGACGCTGACGAAGGATGAAGGCCCGCGCCCGGACACCACTGCGGAGGGGCTTGCGAAGATCAAGCCAGTGTTCGAGGGCAAGACCATCAGCGCCGGCAACGCCAGCCAGCTCTCGGATGGGGCCTCGGCCTGCGTGATCATGAGTGACAAGATCGCAGCCAAGAAGGGCCTGAAGCCACTCGGCATCTTCCGCGGCTTTGTCGCGGCAGGCGTCGAGCCGGACGAGATGGGCGTCGGTCCGGTCGCCGCCATCCCACGGCTTTTAGCTCGGCACAATCTGAGGATCGACGACATCGATCTCTGGGAGCTCAACGAGGCCTATGCGGTGCAGGTGATCTATTGCCGCGACAAGCTCGGTATCGATCCGAAGAAACTCAACGTCAACGGCGGTTCGATCGCGATCGGCCATCCCTACGGCATGACCGGCGCGCGCCTCACCGGTCACATCCTGATCGAGGGCCGACGCCGCAAGGCGAAATACGGCGTGGTGACCATGTGCATCGGTGGCGGCATGGGCGCGGCCGGCCTGTTCGAAATCGTCCACTGA
- a CDS encoding nitronate monooxygenase family protein, which yields MKTAITELFGIQHPIIQGGMHYVGFAELAAAVSNAGGLGIITGLTQKTPELLAKEIARCRDMTDKPFGVNLTFLPSFTAPPYPEYIAAIREGGVRIVETAGRSPEQYMPALKAAGIKVIHKCTSVRHSLKAEKIGCDAVSVDGFECGGHPGEDDIPNMILLPRAADELTIPFVASGGMADARSLLAALSMGAAGMNMGTRFVATKEAPVHDNVKQALVKATELDTVLVMRALRNTERVLKNRGVDQLLEIEREKGASLKVDDIHEQVAGVYPKVMVKGEMDAGAWSCGMVVGLINDIPTVKELIDRIMVEAEAIIRQRLIGFLDEIEQPRAVKVA from the coding sequence GTGAAAACAGCGATCACTGAACTGTTCGGGATCCAGCATCCGATCATCCAGGGCGGCATGCACTACGTGGGTTTTGCCGAACTCGCAGCTGCGGTGTCCAACGCCGGCGGCCTTGGCATCATCACCGGGCTCACGCAGAAGACGCCCGAACTGCTGGCAAAGGAGATCGCGCGCTGCCGCGACATGACCGACAAGCCGTTTGGCGTGAACCTCACGTTTCTGCCGAGCTTCACCGCTCCGCCTTATCCAGAATACATTGCGGCCATCCGGGAAGGCGGCGTCAGGATCGTGGAGACGGCCGGACGCAGTCCGGAACAGTACATGCCTGCGCTGAAAGCCGCCGGCATCAAGGTGATTCACAAATGCACTTCGGTGCGGCATTCGCTGAAGGCCGAGAAGATCGGCTGCGACGCCGTCAGTGTCGACGGTTTCGAGTGTGGCGGTCATCCCGGCGAGGACGACATCCCGAACATGATCCTGTTGCCGCGCGCGGCCGATGAGCTGACAATTCCGTTCGTGGCTTCGGGCGGAATGGCGGACGCGCGCAGCCTCTTGGCCGCGTTGTCGATGGGGGCCGCCGGCATGAACATGGGGACCCGCTTTGTTGCCACCAAGGAAGCGCCGGTCCACGACAATGTGAAGCAGGCGCTGGTCAAGGCGACCGAGCTCGACACTGTGCTGGTGATGCGCGCGCTGCGCAACACCGAGCGCGTGTTGAAGAACAGGGGTGTCGACCAGCTGCTCGAGATCGAGCGCGAGAAGGGCGCAAGCCTGAAGGTCGACGACATCCACGAACAGGTCGCTGGCGTCTATCCGAAGGTCATGGTCAAGGGCGAGATGGACGCCGGAGCCTGGAGCTGCGGCATGGTCGTCGGCTTGATCAACGACATTCCCACGGTCAAGGAATTGATCGACCGCATCATGGTGGAAGCAGAAGCAATCATCCGGCAGCGGCTGATCGGCTTCCTTGACGAAATCGAGCAGCCAAGGGCGGTGAAGGTCGCATGA
- a CDS encoding ABC transporter substrate-binding protein, with translation MNIKLAFAAACAATSLLALPALAADEPGVSGTEIKIGGIFPFSGPASPIGLVGKGVVAYVQSINDRGGINGRKINYIAMDDAYSPPKAVEQARKLVESDEVSFIFGQLGTPGNSATAKYLKAKGVPSIAIVSGSSKFTDVAQYPLTTTGLVSYQTEGRIYAKFLDKTLPAAKYAILFQNDDLGKDYVSAFKSFLKAEFDRRVVTAAYEVTEPTVDSQVVNLKSSGAEALFIAGTPKFAAQAIRKAAEIGWKTKIIINFPSGSIGGTLRPAGLENSVGVIVGTINKDPTDAKWNDDDGVRGYKAFFAKYLPGADFENTSYLTGYMQGMILEQILKQCGNDLSRKNILKQAKSLSRVVLPTAFPGIEVNTSESSNMVWSQMQLQRWTGSAWEPFGPILDASSE, from the coding sequence ATGAATATTAAGCTCGCCTTCGCGGCCGCCTGCGCGGCTACATCGCTGCTCGCATTGCCCGCTTTGGCTGCCGACGAACCCGGCGTGAGCGGGACGGAAATCAAGATCGGCGGGATCTTCCCGTTCAGCGGTCCGGCGTCCCCGATCGGCCTGGTTGGCAAGGGCGTGGTGGCATATGTGCAGTCGATCAACGATCGGGGTGGCATCAACGGTCGCAAGATCAACTACATCGCGATGGATGATGCCTACAGTCCGCCCAAAGCGGTCGAGCAAGCCCGCAAGCTAGTCGAGAGCGACGAAGTATCATTCATCTTCGGCCAGCTCGGCACCCCCGGCAATTCGGCGACGGCAAAATACCTGAAAGCCAAGGGCGTCCCGTCGATCGCGATCGTCAGTGGTTCGAGCAAATTCACCGACGTCGCGCAATATCCGCTGACCACGACTGGTCTCGTCAGCTATCAGACCGAGGGAAGAATCTACGCCAAGTTCCTCGACAAGACGTTGCCCGCAGCAAAATACGCGATTCTTTTCCAGAACGATGACCTCGGCAAAGATTACGTCAGCGCCTTCAAGTCGTTCCTGAAGGCGGAGTTCGACAGGCGTGTCGTCACCGCGGCCTATGAGGTGACCGAGCCGACCGTGGATTCCCAGGTCGTCAATCTCAAGAGCTCGGGCGCCGAGGCGCTGTTCATTGCCGGCACGCCGAAATTCGCCGCGCAGGCGATCCGCAAGGCGGCCGAGATCGGCTGGAAAACCAAGATCATCATCAACTTTCCGTCGGGTTCGATCGGTGGCACGTTGAGGCCTGCCGGACTGGAGAATTCCGTCGGCGTCATCGTCGGGACGATCAACAAGGACCCGACGGATGCGAAGTGGAACGACGATGATGGCGTGCGCGGTTACAAGGCGTTCTTTGCAAAATATCTGCCGGGTGCGGACTTCGAAAACACCAGCTATCTCACCGGCTACATGCAAGGCATGATCCTTGAACAGATCCTCAAACAGTGCGGGAACGACCTTTCGCGAAAAAACATCCTCAAGCAGGCGAAGTCGCTGAGCCGGGTCGTGCTCCCCACCGCGTTCCCGGGCATTGAGGTGAATACCAGCGAATCCAGCAACATGGTCTGGAGCCAGATGCAGTTGCAGCGGTGGACCGGCAGCGCTTGGGAGCCTTTCGGCCCGATACTCGACGCAAGTTCGGAATGA
- a CDS encoding iron-containing alcohol dehydrogenase, with protein sequence MTKIGFHQYPPMDQVIFGKPAAQALREEAERRGAQRVFLIVSRTLNTKTDEIERIRNALGSRHAGTFDGVPQHTTRASAVEATAHAAEAKADLVVAVGGGSVVDAAKIVLMCLEHGITEESGLDGFEVVSTPEGPRPGPFRAPKVRMIAIPSTLSGGEYNSGTLVTDSRRKLKQIFSHPLMMPLSIILDPEITRHTPQTLWLGSGTRAMDHGIEAICSPRGNPLVESVCLRGLRYLYDGLQATKDNPDDLEGRQFCQLGSWMSAFGLQCRVPMGASHAIGHVLGGTCDVPHYLCTAVMMPSVLKYNQAATEEAQKKIAEAWRAPDTRASYIFAQFIRRLGLPSHLSEVGVTREKFELIGRNAMLSIFTRANPRAIKGPEDIVEILQLAA encoded by the coding sequence ATGACCAAGATCGGTTTTCATCAGTATCCGCCGATGGATCAGGTGATCTTCGGAAAGCCCGCGGCCCAGGCCTTGCGCGAGGAGGCCGAGCGGCGTGGTGCCCAACGCGTCTTTCTCATCGTCAGTCGAACGCTGAATACGAAAACCGACGAGATCGAGAGGATCCGCAACGCGCTGGGCAGCAGACATGCCGGCACGTTCGATGGCGTTCCACAGCATACGACGCGAGCGTCGGCGGTGGAGGCAACCGCGCACGCCGCAGAGGCGAAGGCTGACTTGGTCGTGGCTGTGGGAGGTGGATCGGTCGTCGACGCGGCCAAGATCGTCCTGATGTGCCTTGAACACGGTATCACCGAGGAATCGGGTCTCGACGGATTCGAGGTGGTGTCCACCCCCGAGGGACCCCGGCCAGGACCATTCCGGGCCCCGAAGGTAAGGATGATTGCGATCCCGAGCACGCTTTCGGGCGGAGAGTATAATTCCGGAACGCTCGTCACGGACTCGCGCAGGAAGTTGAAGCAGATCTTCAGCCATCCATTGATGATGCCGCTGTCGATCATCCTGGATCCGGAAATCACCCGGCACACCCCGCAGACCTTGTGGCTCGGGTCGGGCACCCGTGCGATGGACCACGGGATCGAAGCGATCTGCTCTCCGAGAGGCAATCCGCTGGTCGAAAGCGTGTGCCTGCGCGGCCTCCGCTACCTGTACGATGGCCTGCAAGCGACCAAGGATAACCCGGACGATCTGGAAGGCCGGCAGTTTTGCCAGCTCGGCTCCTGGATGTCCGCTTTCGGACTGCAATGCCGCGTCCCGATGGGAGCCAGCCATGCGATCGGGCACGTGTTGGGCGGCACCTGCGATGTCCCGCACTACCTGTGCACGGCGGTGATGATGCCGAGCGTACTGAAATACAATCAGGCCGCGACGGAGGAAGCCCAGAAGAAAATCGCCGAGGCGTGGCGCGCGCCGGACACGAGGGCCAGCTACATCTTCGCCCAGTTCATCCGTCGACTGGGATTGCCCAGCCATCTCTCCGAAGTCGGTGTGACCAGGGAGAAGTTCGAGCTGATCGGCCGCAACGCGATGCTGTCGATCTTCACCCGGGCCAACCCGCGGGCCATCAAGGGTCCAGAGGACATCGTCGAGATTCTGCAACTTGCCGCATAG
- a CDS encoding AMP-binding protein, giving the protein MTRHESPSVPAEGLRFAPREVRIETRPDGTLVLRSPIAFEIPQWSILDFIPEWAEKAPQRIFLAQRGRDGEWQRISYAELWQKVRSVGQAMIDLGVKRGDRLAILSGNSIEHAIVMFAAMSVGIVVAPISPNYSLMPGGLARLQDIATLLGPTFVFVQDSETFSGARGIPELASATWITADQKPGSAAIQSLYSTSPGAAFEQAFRSIDKEAPAKILFTSGSTGLPKGVINTQRMMASSLQMGTLLVAPREAPVQVEWLPWHHTMGSNVILHGMLKHGGTLYIDDGRPVPQLFHKTIANLKEISPTAMFSVPAGYTLLCEALETDQDLRANFFRQLDRMTYAGAAISRTTLDKLYQLAKRSTDRPIPVMAGYGTTETAPTIATTHWATDTPGELGLPAPGVELKLIPAGDTYEARVRGPNVTPGYLGRPDLTSAAFDDEGFYRVGDTISFIDPTNPSRGLRFTGRVSENFKLANGTWVAVGNLRAAVLAATHGVLQDVVVAGENRHSCAVLGWLNPVMARKHATNADGNPNCDPGVNAYLQQCLRLYNANVGSSDRICAFTLLEEPPSLAAGEITDKAYINQRAVLINRATQMELIYSSEPCGQVIVI; this is encoded by the coding sequence ATGACTCGTCACGAATCTCCATCTGTCCCTGCAGAAGGCCTTCGGTTCGCGCCGCGAGAGGTAAGGATCGAGACGCGGCCAGACGGGACGCTCGTGCTGCGGTCCCCCATCGCTTTCGAAATCCCGCAATGGTCGATCCTGGATTTCATCCCCGAATGGGCGGAGAAGGCGCCGCAGCGCATATTTCTGGCCCAGCGAGGACGCGATGGGGAATGGCAGAGGATTTCCTATGCCGAACTCTGGCAAAAGGTGCGGTCCGTCGGGCAGGCCATGATCGATCTGGGCGTCAAGCGTGGCGATCGGCTCGCCATTCTGTCCGGCAATTCCATCGAGCACGCCATCGTCATGTTCGCGGCGATGTCGGTCGGAATCGTCGTAGCTCCAATATCTCCGAACTATTCGTTGATGCCGGGTGGCCTCGCCCGCCTGCAGGATATCGCAACGCTGCTTGGGCCCACCTTCGTATTCGTGCAGGACAGCGAGACCTTCTCAGGCGCTCGAGGGATTCCGGAGCTTGCGTCCGCGACATGGATCACGGCGGATCAGAAGCCCGGATCGGCGGCAATACAGTCGCTTTATTCGACGTCTCCCGGCGCCGCCTTCGAGCAGGCCTTTCGTTCGATTGATAAGGAAGCCCCCGCGAAGATCCTGTTCACCTCGGGTTCGACCGGGCTTCCCAAGGGCGTAATCAACACTCAGAGGATGATGGCAAGTTCGCTGCAGATGGGTACGCTGCTGGTGGCGCCGCGTGAAGCGCCGGTGCAGGTCGAGTGGCTTCCATGGCATCACACAATGGGAAGCAACGTCATCCTGCACGGCATGCTGAAGCATGGCGGTACGCTCTACATCGACGATGGGCGTCCGGTCCCCCAATTGTTTCACAAGACGATCGCCAATTTGAAGGAAATATCGCCGACGGCCATGTTCAGCGTGCCGGCGGGTTACACGCTGTTGTGCGAGGCGCTGGAAACCGACCAGGATCTGCGAGCAAATTTTTTCCGGCAACTCGATCGGATGACTTACGCTGGGGCTGCGATATCACGGACCACACTGGACAAGCTCTATCAGCTGGCGAAGCGATCGACCGACAGACCTATTCCAGTGATGGCAGGCTATGGCACCACCGAAACGGCCCCCACGATCGCCACCACGCACTGGGCGACAGACACGCCGGGTGAACTGGGACTTCCGGCGCCGGGGGTGGAATTGAAGCTGATCCCTGCTGGCGACACCTATGAGGCCCGCGTACGTGGTCCCAATGTGACACCAGGCTATCTTGGCCGTCCGGATTTGACGTCGGCGGCCTTCGACGATGAAGGTTTCTACCGGGTAGGCGACACCATCTCGTTCATCGATCCCACCAATCCGAGCCGCGGTCTGCGCTTCACCGGCCGGGTTTCCGAAAATTTCAAACTTGCCAACGGGACATGGGTAGCTGTCGGTAATCTCCGCGCCGCTGTACTGGCAGCTACCCATGGCGTCCTGCAGGATGTGGTCGTTGCCGGTGAAAATCGCCATTCCTGTGCCGTGCTGGGTTGGTTGAATCCTGTCATGGCCAGAAAGCACGCCACCAATGCGGATGGGAATCCGAATTGCGACCCTGGCGTGAACGCTTATCTCCAGCAATGCCTCCGGCTTTACAACGCCAATGTCGGAAGCAGCGATCGCATCTGCGCCTTCACGCTGCTAGAGGAGCCGCCCTCGCTGGCGGCCGGAGAGATCACGGACAAAGCCTACATCAATCAACGCGCCGTCCTGATCAATCGGGCGACGCAGATGGAGCTCATCTATTCGTCCGAACCTTGTGGCCAGGTGATCGTCATCTAG
- a CDS encoding enoyl-CoA hydratase-related protein, with protein sequence MAQAHMEIDTGTGELLCEIRDRVALITLNRPEARNALSDHLTPALRRMIKQCGDDPNVGALLITGTGTAFCAGGDVKGMGRNSTKVEMAVEDRVADLRIKQRTLTGALVAVRKPTIAALPGPAAGAGMALALACDIRIAGESAIMTTGYARIALTGDYGISWLLTRLVGTSRARELLFLSERIDARLCETLGLVNRVVPDAELREAAFALARLLAEGPAVALAHIKDNLDHALTSDLLDSMDREAENMVRSARTADHKEAVRGFIEKRKPVFVGQ encoded by the coding sequence ATGGCGCAAGCTCATATGGAAATCGACACCGGGACCGGCGAACTGTTGTGCGAAATCCGCGACCGCGTCGCCCTGATTACGCTCAACCGCCCCGAAGCGCGCAACGCGCTCTCCGATCATCTCACGCCGGCCTTGCGGCGGATGATCAAGCAATGCGGCGACGATCCGAACGTCGGCGCGTTACTGATCACGGGCACGGGAACGGCGTTTTGCGCCGGCGGCGACGTCAAGGGTATGGGCCGCAATTCAACCAAGGTCGAGATGGCGGTTGAAGATCGGGTCGCCGATCTACGGATCAAACAGCGCACCCTGACCGGAGCGCTGGTGGCGGTGAGAAAGCCGACGATTGCAGCATTGCCAGGACCCGCGGCCGGTGCCGGGATGGCGCTTGCGCTTGCCTGCGACATCCGCATTGCTGGAGAATCCGCGATCATGACCACGGGATACGCGCGCATAGCGCTGACCGGGGACTATGGCATCTCATGGCTGCTGACCCGGCTTGTCGGGACATCGCGGGCAAGGGAATTGCTGTTCCTTTCGGAGCGGATCGATGCGCGCCTCTGCGAGACGCTTGGACTCGTCAATCGCGTGGTGCCCGATGCCGAATTGCGCGAGGCCGCCTTTGCGCTCGCAAGATTACTGGCCGAGGGGCCGGCAGTCGCGCTGGCCCACATCAAGGACAATCTCGATCACGCCTTGACGTCGGACCTTCTGGATTCGATGGATCGAGAAGCCGAAAACATGGTCCGGTCTGCGCGGACCGCGGACCACAAGGAGGCGGTGCGCGGCTTCATCGAGAAGCGGAAACCTGTATTCGTGGGGCAATAA
- a CDS encoding TetR/AcrR family transcriptional regulator → MRYVKGHKLQTRSRILEEASYGLRQAGADGISVSDLMKRAGLTHGGFYAYFESREALMIEAFATAMDRTISQWRNHMDGLPAEKRFDAFVETYLRSSHRDDRARGCVLPALGTDIARSSYKARRAFARKLDEMIDVIATLLPEQQPKQARQIATATLAAMMGTIALSRAVGGNKLSDEILSAGRRALNGQSAKRKTAVACRAGPSK, encoded by the coding sequence ATGCGCTACGTGAAAGGCCACAAGCTGCAAACCAGGAGCCGGATCCTCGAGGAAGCCTCGTACGGCTTGCGTCAAGCTGGGGCAGATGGCATCAGCGTCTCCGATTTGATGAAGCGCGCAGGGCTCACTCATGGCGGCTTTTACGCTTATTTTGAATCGCGAGAAGCCCTGATGATAGAAGCTTTCGCCACAGCGATGGATCGAACCATCTCTCAGTGGCGGAACCACATGGACGGGCTACCCGCCGAGAAAAGATTCGACGCCTTCGTTGAAACGTACCTGCGGTCAAGTCATCGGGATGATCGCGCACGGGGTTGCGTGCTGCCGGCATTGGGTACCGATATTGCACGTTCCAGCTATAAGGCGCGGCGTGCATTCGCGAGGAAGCTCGACGAAATGATCGACGTGATTGCCACCTTGCTTCCGGAACAGCAGCCGAAGCAGGCGCGCCAGATCGCCACCGCGACGCTTGCCGCCATGATGGGCACGATCGCGCTTTCGCGCGCGGTCGGCGGCAACAAGCTGTCCGACGAAATTCTTTCAGCCGGACGGCGGGCTCTAAACGGTCAATCAGCGAAGCGAAAGACGGCGGTCGCCTGCCGCGCCGGGCCGTCGAAATAA
- a CDS encoding alpha/beta hydrolase, translating into MPFMRTKDGTEIFYKDWGSGQPIVFSHGWPLSSDDWDAQMLFFLNHGYRVIAHDRRGHGRSIQTAEGHDMDHYADDLAALTALLDLKNAVHVGHSTGGGEVARYLARHGESRAAKAALISAVPPLMVRTAANPNGLPKEFFDEMQAQLVANRPQFYRDLAGGPFYGYNRPGTKSSQAIVDNWWRQGMMGGAKAHYDGIVAFSQTDFTADFEKINLPVLVMHGDDDQIVPYADSGPLSAKLLKNGTLRTYKGFPHGMPTTEAATINADLLAFIR; encoded by the coding sequence ATGCCCTTCATGAGAACCAAAGATGGCACTGAAATCTTTTACAAGGACTGGGGTTCCGGCCAACCAATAGTTTTCAGCCACGGATGGCCGCTGTCATCTGATGATTGGGACGCCCAAATGCTGTTCTTTCTCAATCACGGTTATCGCGTGATCGCGCATGACCGGCGCGGTCACGGTCGATCCATCCAGACGGCCGAAGGCCATGACATGGATCACTACGCCGACGACCTTGCGGCTCTAACGGCGCTTCTGGATCTCAAGAATGCCGTTCATGTGGGCCATTCTACTGGCGGCGGCGAGGTGGCGCGATATCTGGCTCGCCATGGCGAAAGCAGGGCAGCAAAGGCTGCCCTCATTTCCGCCGTACCACCACTGATGGTTAGGACAGCAGCGAACCCAAACGGCCTCCCGAAGGAGTTCTTCGACGAAATGCAGGCGCAGCTTGTGGCCAACCGCCCACAATTCTATCGCGATCTCGCCGGTGGGCCGTTCTACGGTTACAATCGACCCGGTACCAAATCCTCACAAGCCATCGTCGACAACTGGTGGCGTCAAGGCATGATGGGAGGCGCGAAAGCGCACTACGATGGAATCGTCGCCTTCTCCCAGACCGATTTCACCGCGGATTTCGAGAAGATCAATCTCCCGGTGCTCGTCATGCATGGCGACGACGATCAGATCGTGCCTTACGCCGATTCAGGCCCCTTGTCGGCCAAGCTTTTGAAGAACGGGACGTTGAGAACCTACAAGGGTTTTCCACACGGCATGCCGACGACGGAAGCCGCGACGATCAACGCCGACCTGCTCGCTTTCATTCGGTAG
- the cyoD gene encoding cytochrome o ubiquinol oxidase subunit IV, with product MTDTRWDVAPGDRPAIPASERTASSGLLVYTIGLLLAAILTATSFWVANTTAIWAPGVPAGLAVLAIAQMGVHLVFFLHITSGPESTHNVLALAFGVLIVFLVLAGSLVIMANLNENMMAHGEMMNLQMQR from the coding sequence ATGACCGATACGCGTTGGGATGTTGCACCGGGAGACAGGCCGGCGATTCCGGCCTCGGAGCGAACCGCCTCTTCCGGCTTGCTCGTGTACACGATCGGCTTGCTGCTGGCGGCGATCCTGACGGCCACGTCCTTCTGGGTGGCAAACACAACGGCGATCTGGGCTCCCGGCGTGCCGGCCGGCCTCGCCGTCCTTGCCATCGCTCAGATGGGCGTGCACCTGGTCTTCTTCCTTCACATCACTTCGGGACCGGAAAGCACCCACAATGTCCTGGCGCTCGCGTTTGGCGTACTCATCGTCTTCCTGGTCCTCGCAGGATCGCTCGTGATCATGGCCAACCTGAACGAGAACATGATGGCCCACGGCGAGATGATGAATTTGCAAATGCAACGCTGA